From a single Flavobacteriales bacterium genomic region:
- a CDS encoding DUF4476 domain-containing protein → MIRSATLFLTTLLTASCLAQTTDLVFFTDDGSKFTLTVDGDVKNAQAASRVVATGIRTETPVIMINFEDAAQPAFKKSGYFTLGKEYTLMITNNKKGERVLRMTGEAGLGTAAKLPSPDPSNFVEDGPNGVVNEGRTIENGSQQITTTVIEGSSSDGTGENVRIDMGVNGVDFNMNVGVTEGSGSSTTTQTTTMTTTTTTVTNSNTATPSYPVEPVSPVPEPPIYHMPGYTGPIGCGWPMSPTEYADAKTSIESKSFEETKMTTAKQVGRDRCFTAEQVKGIMNTFSFEDTKLEFAKYAYERTYDIGNYYKLNDAFSFESSIEELNEYTQGR, encoded by the coding sequence ATGATCAGATCTGCCACCCTCTTCCTCACGACGCTGCTAACCGCCAGTTGTCTAGCCCAAACAACCGATCTTGTATTCTTTACCGATGATGGCTCCAAGTTCACTTTGACCGTTGATGGTGATGTGAAGAATGCCCAGGCGGCCTCCCGCGTAGTTGCAACAGGAATTCGCACGGAAACACCTGTGATAATGATCAATTTCGAGGATGCGGCCCAACCCGCGTTCAAGAAATCAGGCTACTTCACTCTTGGTAAGGAGTATACCTTGATGATAACGAACAACAAGAAAGGCGAACGTGTGTTGCGTATGACAGGTGAGGCGGGGTTAGGAACGGCTGCAAAACTTCCTTCTCCTGATCCATCGAATTTTGTTGAGGATGGGCCGAACGGTGTGGTCAATGAAGGGCGTACGATTGAGAACGGTTCGCAGCAGATCACCACAACGGTGATCGAAGGGTCTAGTAGTGATGGTACCGGAGAAAATGTACGGATCGATATGGGTGTGAATGGTGTTGACTTCAACATGAATGTGGGTGTTACCGAAGGCAGCGGGTCTTCCACTACCACGCAAACCACCACGATGACAACCACAACCACTACGGTTACGAACAGTAATACAGCTACTCCATCATACCCCGTTGAACCTGTTTCCCCTGTACCAGAGCCGCCTATCTATCACATGCCGGGATACACCGGTCCTATCGGCTGCGGTTGGCCAATGTCGCCTACTGAATATGCAGATGCGAAGACCAGCATTGAGAGCAAGAGTTTTGAAGAGACCAAGATGACCACGGCGAAGCAAGTAGGAAGAGATCGCTGTTTTACCGCAGAACAGGTGAAAGGGATCATGAATACCTTCAGTTTTGAGGATACTAAGCTGGAATTTGCCAAGTATGCCTACGAGCGCACCTACGACATCGGCAATTACTACAAGCTCAATGATGCCTTTTCATTCGAGAGTTCCATTGAGGAGCTGAATGAATACACCCAAGGACGCTGA
- a CDS encoding saccharopine dehydrogenase NADP-binding domain-containing protein, translated as MKSILILGAGRSASSLIQYLIREANAQQWRITIGDKDAAHAAAMVKEGASVAKGVTLDATDAKARGALIAKHDLVISMLPAFLHMDVVKDCIKLGKHVITPSYVPDAMWALDAEIKKANIVVMNELGLDPGIDHMSALRILDRIRKEGGRIEAFESHTGGLVAPESDTNPWNYKFSWNPRNVVLAGQGGAAMYIRNGCTKYVPYHKLFQRTQKVEVPGYGSFDAYANRDSLKYRSLYRLENIPTLLRGTLRKAGYCAAWDVFVQLGCTDDSFKMELGTNATWSDYMDSFLPANKELDTRANLATQLGLDPNGEIMAKLDWLGLFGETAIGVTGLSPAATLQTLLERKWELLPTDKDLVVMWHRFVYELNGKQHEIQANLTVEGIDDRYTAMAKTVGLPVAIAAKMILNGTIKERGVLLPLTPSIYDPILTELETLGVVFNEVEIS; from the coding sequence ATGAAGAGCATACTTATCCTAGGCGCCGGTAGATCGGCATCATCGTTGATCCAGTACCTGATCCGTGAGGCGAACGCACAGCAATGGCGCATTACCATTGGCGATAAAGACGCTGCGCATGCCGCAGCGATGGTAAAAGAAGGCGCATCGGTAGCGAAGGGAGTGACATTGGATGCGACCGATGCAAAAGCACGCGGCGCGTTGATCGCGAAGCACGATCTGGTGATCAGCATGCTGCCAGCTTTCCTGCACATGGATGTGGTGAAGGACTGCATTAAACTTGGGAAGCACGTGATCACACCAAGTTATGTTCCTGATGCGATGTGGGCGTTGGATGCGGAGATCAAGAAAGCGAATATTGTCGTGATGAACGAGTTGGGTCTGGACCCAGGGATCGACCACATGAGCGCCTTGCGTATTTTGGATCGGATCCGCAAAGAGGGCGGCCGAATAGAAGCTTTCGAGAGTCACACAGGCGGGTTGGTCGCACCGGAAAGCGATACCAATCCATGGAATTACAAATTCAGTTGGAATCCGCGCAACGTTGTATTGGCGGGACAAGGCGGTGCCGCCATGTATATCCGGAACGGGTGTACCAAGTACGTACCTTACCACAAACTCTTTCAGCGTACACAAAAAGTGGAAGTTCCAGGTTACGGTTCCTTCGATGCATATGCCAACCGTGACTCACTGAAGTACCGATCACTCTACCGGTTGGAGAACATACCCACCCTGTTACGCGGCACATTGCGTAAAGCCGGGTATTGCGCTGCGTGGGATGTGTTCGTGCAATTGGGATGTACGGACGACAGTTTCAAGATGGAACTTGGCACTAATGCTACTTGGAGCGATTACATGGATTCTTTCCTACCGGCCAACAAGGAATTGGATACACGTGCAAATCTGGCCACCCAGCTAGGCTTGGACCCGAATGGTGAAATAATGGCCAAGCTGGACTGGCTCGGCCTCTTCGGTGAAACGGCTATCGGTGTGACCGGTCTCTCACCTGCCGCTACGCTGCAAACCTTGTTGGAGCGGAAATGGGAATTGCTTCCTACAGACAAAGATCTTGTGGTCATGTGGCACCGTTTCGTATATGAATTGAACGGAAAACAGCATGAGATCCAGGCCAACCTTACAGTAGAAGGTATAGATGACCGCTATACGGCCATGGCCAAGACCGTTGGACTGCCCGTGGCCATAGCAGCTAAAATGATCTTGAACGGAACAATAAAGGAACGCGGAGTATTGCTGCCCTTGACCCCTTCCATCTACGACCCTATACTTACCGAATTGGAAACACTTGGTGTCGTGTTCAATGAAGTAGAGATCAGTTGA
- a CDS encoding methyltransferase has protein sequence MAKPTFRAKQFTIQQDRCAQKVSTDGILFGAWLNYCGAERILDVGAGTGVLSLIAAQRNLTAEITALEIDPAAAEQARENAANSRWPARIKVLCCDARSYQPESLFDLVICNPPYYANSLTSPDQRTNVAKHSEDLTFQDLVCVVGRSLTPDGRFAVIIPVERENDLVPIAAKHNLHPAQRFIVSYSPHKSPKRVLMMLKRIKLETVEESSLIIQNAGPFDYSPEYRAMISDLMIGF, from the coding sequence ATGGCGAAGCCAACGTTCCGAGCCAAACAATTCACGATTCAACAAGATCGCTGCGCTCAAAAAGTGAGTACTGATGGCATCTTGTTCGGAGCTTGGTTGAACTATTGCGGTGCCGAACGGATCTTGGACGTTGGTGCTGGCACAGGCGTATTGTCATTGATCGCTGCGCAACGAAATTTGACTGCGGAAATTACCGCATTGGAGATCGATCCTGCTGCCGCTGAGCAAGCCCGTGAGAATGCTGCCAATAGTCGTTGGCCCGCAAGGATCAAAGTGCTCTGCTGTGATGCTCGATCGTATCAGCCGGAGAGCCTATTTGACTTGGTAATTTGCAATCCACCTTACTACGCCAATTCCCTGACTTCTCCGGATCAACGCACCAACGTTGCCAAGCATAGTGAGGATCTCACCTTTCAAGACCTAGTGTGCGTTGTAGGTCGTTCTCTCACACCAGATGGCCGCTTCGCCGTGATCATTCCGGTGGAACGTGAAAATGATCTTGTGCCCATTGCCGCAAAGCATAATCTGCATCCGGCGCAACGTTTCATTGTGTCTTATTCACCACATAAGTCGCCAAAAAGAGTGCTAATGATGCTTAAAAGAATCAAATTGGAAACTGTGGAAGAGTCATCTTTGATTATTCAAAATGCTGGACCGTTCGATTACTCACCCGAATACCGCGCAATGATCAGTGATCTGATGATCGGGTTCTAA
- the rimM gene encoding 16S rRNA processing protein RimM, whose product MDLESLHRIGKLGKPWGYKGELTVHLEDCDLDDLVHEGVLFVGIEGQKVPFFFSKLHDKGRDTLVKFEDFDDPQSAGILVGRDLYAPPGLLADGSDESWDPEEFIGMIVQDEEHGDLGEVIGIEGTAKNPVLSILRGEQEVMVPLVDELILGIDPETNTLLVRTPEGLIDLYRS is encoded by the coding sequence ATGGACCTGGAAAGTCTTCATCGCATTGGTAAGCTTGGTAAGCCTTGGGGATACAAAGGTGAACTGACCGTACACCTCGAGGATTGCGATCTGGATGATCTGGTACACGAAGGCGTCCTCTTCGTTGGTATCGAAGGGCAAAAGGTCCCTTTTTTCTTTTCGAAGCTTCACGATAAAGGACGCGACACGCTTGTGAAATTCGAGGATTTCGATGATCCACAAAGCGCTGGTATTCTTGTAGGCAGAGACCTCTACGCACCACCTGGTCTATTGGCTGACGGAAGCGATGAATCCTGGGATCCAGAAGAGTTCATCGGCATGATCGTGCAGGATGAGGAACACGGTGACTTAGGCGAAGTGATCGGTATAGAAGGCACGGCGAAGAACCCGGTCCTTTCAATACTACGCGGTGAGCAAGAAGTAATGGTGCCATTGGTAGATGAATTGATCCTGGGTATCGACCCGGAGACCAATACGCTTCTTGTGCGAACCCCGGAAGGGTTGATCGATCTGTACCGATCCTGA